The stretch of DNA CATCTATCTTCTCTTATTAATTGGTTTATAATTAGAACCTTTCTCACGGTCTTAAGCTTACTAAACTGAATtgtgcaataatatatatatatcacaatcttattatttctatatatttataattataccTCTTCTCACGTCTTATGCTTACTAAACTGTGTTATTGGTGCATTcgatgcaatatatatatttatatatatacaaaaaataaataaaataaggcaaTACAGTGGGAATACAACTTCAGTGAAACCACATTTCAGGCCTGGTTTTGCGACAAAACCACTCCCAAGCACACTTAAAGAAATGCcagctgtaaaacaaacacatgtaacTTGACTATTATAAATACATGCACTATATTAGAACTGGGTTTCAAATCTGACTTCGGAACTAGAGGACACACGCTTCTTATAAGgacaattttgtaaagaaaaaaaacataaaaagggttTGGGAGCTTCATCTGATAATcaaaactgtatataaaaaaaatcttactatAATGTATGTTTTGGTCATAGAATTCTAGTATTGACTTTATAATGTCCTTGGACTGCTTAATTGTAGTGATGTATAGTGTTGCATGCAAGCAACTATGTAAGCATCTACTACAGTATGCAATtactttattactgttttatcaACATACTAAAAGTAAACGGTAATAGAGAAGTATCTTAAGATACTAGGTTTTGTGGGGCTGTTACATTTTGGGAGATGAGGCGAATTGTTTTTCACAGAGTCAGCCCACAATCCAGCCTGTGAGACTACGAAACTCTCCGCTTGTTTGTTTGGAGCTGGCATTCCGTCCTTATTGAGTGTGCTTTCAATACCTCTCTGTTCCCCAAGTGAGGAATTACCTTGCAAATATCCTAGGTTTACCCGATTCATCACATCACTGGCAGTTAAATTTGCTACATCCTCTACAGAGGAAAacgcacaaacacacaggagagaaggagagaaagagaaaaagaaagagaaaaatcaGCTAGCAGTGGTAACAGCAGTTCAAGAGTGGAGGGGGGTGGGACATCTAATGCAATAGTGAGAGGAGATGGCAGCaatgaggaaacagcagagcagcaggggGAGCAAGTAGAGAATCTGTGGAGCATTACATCAGAGGGCCAGCCAGGTAAAGGACAGCAATGTTCATGTCATGTCTCTGTAGTGGTTCATGCGATCTAGGATGATTCACAGGTActttaaaacactttacaaaaatatgTTATGTATCCAAGAAAATGTATGTTGATCAAATCAACTCTTTAGTTGTCTTCTTAAAAGCAACCGAAAGGTAGTAACTACATTAGTCTCCTCTCTATTAACTTCAGGATCACGTCACTCCTCCCCTTATCACCGTGGAGtcaaacatttcattttgcagAAACGTGCTCCCTTTAAAAGGTCTCTCCAGGTGCAACACAATCTAGTCCCTCCTCTGCTCCATGCTGGTTCACATTTATTGGAGCCCCCATGAACAAGCAGAGTCGATTTGCAGTGTTAAAAAGTACCAAAAGCAATgccaaaaacacagattttattttcttaaataaaatgtgtactaCGTTATTCATACAATTCATTTTACAGACCATCATTGGAGCGAAAATAAGCTTTGAACTAATAAGACCACATGACCGCAATAGATTTTGGATTTCTTGAtttccagctgctttttctgctcGGCCCGCAATGAAAAGTTTCGACATGCACATTTGTTATTGCACTAAAGGAAAATATTCATAGTCTCAACCACTCACTGATATTAAGAGAAGgataacattttcattaaaatacatcAGGAAACAAAGATGGGTTAAtagaaatgaaatactgtaaaacaaaaatgtttactttttacaCTGTCTAGCATGTTTACAATTTACACTGTCTAGAATGTTTAAAATTTACACTGTCAAGAATGctttacacatttacatttacacattaTAAATCAAACACGTTTCTAtgcatgaagtcatttttaaatgtgtttttttaggtTCTACTCTGATCTTTATTGCTCAGGCTGCCTGATATTTAAGTTGCTGTTTACGCGAGAGACAAGGCTTTAGAGTCCTGTTATATTTAAGAAGGCATCTTGCTGTGGGATAATGACTGCTCTACTTGGAACCTGATTTGCTGAGACGATCTCAGAGGTTTCTTATTGTTGTCAGACCgccactgtattttgtattcagcCAATCTCAGCATACCTAAAACCAGAGTTTATTTTCTTACCGCAtagttcttgttttacagtaattgCTGGTGCAAATGAGATCTAATGACCGTTAGTGGTTGAAGAGCTTGACTTACCGTAACCTGTGGTAGGCAAACCCAGGTGCTTCATTCGGTTTTTCACCAGCTCAGAAAGCTCCTGTCTCTCTGAGCGGCGGTACAGATTCAGTCTCTGCTGGCTGATTCGCTCCGTTTTACTCGTTTGCTTGTTCCCTTTCCTGCTCAGTCGCCGTGCCCACTGCATGCTCTTCTTCCTCAGTAACGGGTGCTCCGATTGGTCACTGGAGGTGGAGTTCCTGTGGCTGCCTCTTTGGTTCCATGGTTCTTTCACGTCCCTTGTGTCCTCACACTCCTCAACATTGATGGAGATCTgggactttattaaagaaacgGGAGAAGATGAAATCTGTACAAGCCTTTTAAGAAGAGCAGCAGGAATAGTGTTGCTACCTCTGAGATAGAAATCCTATAGTCTTCCATTAGGTAGCATTGATAATACTACTATAGAATTGACAACTAACTAATATCATTGCAGTAATATTAATTATCTTGATTTATTAAACTTGTGGTCAATTTACGGGATTGGCATTGTGGTGTTGCCGTATAATCTACATGGATACAGAAGCACAAGAGTTGAAACGGGATAAGATTAAAAAGCAGGATCTTTGAGTGTTCCGGGAAATCATACTGAAATcctgggacaccttcctcaaaaccaggATCCAGGGAAAACCCTAAGCGGGAATAGTCTTTGGTGCTCCAATTATGGCCTACATCTATACCACAGTTATTCTCTATAATTGAAATAAAAGTATTGGTAGAAACAGCGGAGGATTGCTTTACAGGAATTCAAAATATTTATCTTTTACAGCTCACTCCATTCTTATTATCCAATATACTGTATAGATTCCTGCAGTTACTTTCTGGTGTTATATAAGACAGAATACCTGGATTTCATGTAATTGCTTTATAGATTCCTGCAGTTACTTTATGGGTGTTATATAAGGGGACAGGCATAAACCTGAGGGGCACGGGTACATTAACAttaatatatcctatatatatatatatatatattatatatattatatataataatattatattttatatatatatataacttttatgCCTATATTATATACTAATTACATCTTATCCCCCAATTTGGGAATTGTcccattattttttttgcctCACAGGCAGCCAATTCCCTTTACACAGCTCAGGAAATCCCGACCGGTTCTCAATGTGGGGCCCTTACCTCGGATGATGCCCACACAGGTCCTCCTTTTAACCCCCAGGGAACTAACCGCGAGGAGCGCATCAGTTCAGGCGAGGCTACAGGCCTCTGGGCGAGGCCCCTGGAGCAGGGTGTCCGCTCTGAGTCTCACTGGGGTGTTGCCAGCTgcctccccaatttggaatgtccattATTTTTTTGCCTCACAGCAGCAATTCCCTACACAGCTCAGGAAatccgaaggttcagtgggcatcctctgatgcCCACTGCCAggtcctcttttacacccaggaactcgagagcagatgtcagcgagctaccagcctctggaggacccAGGCCAGCCCTgaaggtgtccgctctgagctcactgggtgtctggccagcagggtgcgctgtagcgcgatgagaagcagtccctgccggttttgtcTCCCGaacccacgggagcgccagagccaatgcgactctcccttcggaatccccagcgaagactggtgacttcgcacagccaggacacaatcttgattgtatgactcaccctgcacaccacgctgcTGCTGTCAGGATGCAGATTTGATAGTAGACTGCAGATAGAACCAGTGGCAGCCCCAGTTTGAGATTAAAATAAGATGAGTTtcacagactggtttcatggtgcagatgaaAACTCACAATTCCGTACACATCACAATACGCAGGCCACAATACAACACATATTTCAAAACACATGATTGTTCTGATAGGCAATTTCTTTGTGTGAAGGGTAAGAAAATAACATGATCATTAAGAATGGACTATTATGTTGAAGCCAAAGAAAACCCTGCGTCCATATGTAGTCCTGTTATatacttattaaaatacaatagaaCAGTCATTAGGTTACCCCATAGTATTTTTGTGGTGAAGGAAATAAAAATCACTGATGTTCTCACAGCTTGAAGATCAGAACTGCAgctttatgttttaatgtatttgtcttgCTTTTTCATACAGAGATAAAACATATAATGTAGCTTAAACATTCTAtgctaaaatgaaaacatatcaCAAGTACATTACAGAGTAACAATCGGCCTAGGGCTGTATTAACATCACATTCTCGATTAGTCTGAGAAGCTCAGATcacataattaatatttaaaaggttataaaatacatgaatttattttgagttcatgcttgttcttcattttacttgACTTGTGGGGTTTTCTTTGACTTTAAAGGCAAAACTTAAAATGAGACAAAAGAAGCATGTACTCAtgccagctataaatcacatgtTTAAGTAGCGCTATGTTAATTGTGCTTTTAGTCACGCATGACGGTACACAACCTCTGTACCATGCTACCCACCATGTAAGGGAGTAACCCTATTCACCGATACACAATGAATCATTTCACCCAGGGTACAAAAAGAGGTTCCGTTCAAGGTgtctaaaaatgattttaaagcagGCATCAAACATTCAGTATAAAACATGAAGTGTTGATGTATGCTTACCTGTGGACCAATGTCTTGTgactgaaaaggaaaataaaataaataacgcaTATGCACAGTATATGCAAAATGAAAAGTGCGCAAACAGCTTTGCCTGCGATGGGTTGAGATTAATACACCGTTTGAACAAAAAGCATAGGCACTTAGACAATTTTAAACTGGCTTAAATACTAAATACGGTTAGCATCTGCACTCCAGAGCATTTAATACTGCACTCGAGAACCAGCTCcaaattagattgcatcaggcAGGGCAAATACTCAGAGCAGGAGCCTGAAAGAGATGAGAACGGTGATCAATACAGCTTCACTGTATACCATTTGTGAGGCTTCTGCTGTAAAATGGTGGATCGTGGAGCGACGTGGTCAGGTGCCAAAATCAAGGCACATTCATGCTGACAAGCGCTATTTCTGCTGTGGGCACAGGCTCCATATTCAGGGGgttgtaaacaaaaaatacaatgcatggTAGGATACTAccatattaatttccactgtcCATTGTGCTGttggaactgtaaccaaactattttaatggtGTTTCCACGCATTAAGCCAGAAACAATACTTCAATGTGGGCGCTTTaagctggattaattagaacgGTTCTTGAGATCGGTTATGTAATGTGGACATTACATCTTAGGATATGAAGACTGGATATgttactgatgtttcacaaagGACCTTAAACGTTCCTAAGATTTCTACCCTGGTCATCATTCAGGAATGTTCACAtgtccctccagaacaatttaaacaccctgCAGACTAATCAGGTTAAATCAACGCGTTTCTCTACTTACATTTTGCCTCTTATAACTCTGCAAGGATTAGAACCAAGTTACACAtatcaaatgaaataaaagtttCTAAAGTGACAATACAATACTTGATATAgatcataaaaaagaaagaaagaaaatgaaaactccTTCAGCTTGATATACACTTGGAAGAAAACCTTAAGCCCAAAATTATACTTAACAATTAAACTTGTATAGTTCTGAACATAAAATGTTGTATCAAACAGAAACAAGTTATGGCATTATAAAGTTTGCTACACGTTTTCAAACTACTGAAACTCAGCCCTATTGAAATGGACCGGTCGACAGTTTGGCCTTTGAATGCCCTTCAAAAATGATCCCTGGTTACCTATGATAGTCTGACACCCTGTTGACAATGATGTGGCAGGTGTCTATCTGGCACACAAAGTGGCAAGCTGGTTTTAAGAAGACAGAAAGCTCCATACAGTTCCCTCTGGGGAATGGAAACAAACTGGGCTGTCAGCAAGGTCTGCCCCCTAGTTAAATTGAGAAGAATGTGGTGCACTGCAAGAATTTTcacaaaaatgctgaaaaacaaaCGAGAGGCTATATAGTATCGTACCTCAGATGTTGCAAACATATGGGATTCTGTCCTGTACATGCCAATGGCAATTTCAGCACTGGATGAGCACAGCTTTTGGAATAACCTTCCATACGTTCTAATCCACAAATCATCTTCTGTGATCTTCATCtgattaaaacaataaatcaaaagaaCACCAGTTAAGCACCAAAACAAAACTGAGGTTTTATAGTTGGTTAAATATGTTGCACAGGTGTATTCACCAACATAAACACATATTTTGACTTGTTCTTCAATATTCATACTGACTAATTGAGGACtgatacagaactgtaaacatgCACTagatccacacactgagaacTATTAAGTATAATTCACTAAAATGCTACATTTATGCAAAAATCGAAATCATTGGTTCAACCAGATGGCATTGGAATGATAGCTGCCAATCAGAATGCAGGAcatttgtaagttttgtttaaaGATATGTGATGGAATTACATCTGCTCTAACTGCCAAGTTTCCTTTATTCACGCTTTGCCACAGAATTgaattgcaaagcactgtatactCACAGCACACAGGTATCCTGACCCAGGGGTGGTGTCAAGGCCCAGTAATAATCTTGCTATAGGTATCATGTAATCCTTCACAAATGACTTAATTcaaacaaaggaacaaaaaggcaaTGTTAATACATGAATTTCAANNNNNNNNNNNNNNNNNNNNNNNNNNNNNNNNNNNNNNNNNNNNNNNNNNNNNNNNNNNNNNNNNNNNNNNNNNNNNNNNNNNNNNNNNNNNNNNNNNNNNNNNNNNNNNNNNNNNNNNNNNNNNNNNNNNNNNNNNNNNNNNNNNNNNNNNNNNNNNNNNNNNNNNNNNNNNNNNNNNNNNNNNNNNNNNNNNNNNNNNNNNNNNNNNNNNNNNNNNNNNNNNNNNNNNNNNNNNNNNNNNNNNNNNNNNNNNNNNNNNNNNNNNNNNNNNNNNNNNNNNNNNNNNNNNNNNNNNNNNNNNNNNNNNNNNNNNNNNNNNNNNNNNNNNNNNNNNNNNNNNNNNNNNNNNNNNNNNNNNNNNNNNNNNNNNNNNNNNNNNNNNNNNNNNNNNNNNNNNNNNNNNNNNNNNNNNNNNNNNNNNNNNNNNNNNNNNNNNNNNNNNNNNNNNNNNNNNNNNNNNNNNNNNNNNNNNNNNNNNNNNNNNNNNNNNNNNNNNNNNTATTATATACTTAAAAGTAATGTGCATATTATTGAAAATACTACTGTACGTGAACttataaaaaaacatacattgcaaATGCAgtgcacttgaaatctgcatttCCCATTTTGATCACAGACACTtctaaaccacaaaagcaaggcaacatcagggtattgaggaGATCGGAAACGCTGACGACATCCACAGTTTGCTCTTCATAGGCCTGTGTTATTCTATCACGTTTTGTTCAGAATGATTGACAGTCCAGTAATGTTTATGGGCaacattatttactttttatagaTCAACTTTCCTGACATATATAAGAATGTAAATGATAACTGGACAAGTGAGAATGTTTTCCTCCTACCACAGCATTCGCCCCACCTAAGGGAATCTCATTTAATTTAGGATAGAACCCAGTGTTCCTTGCGTTTCTGATGTTACTGCTTCACCTGGAGGGCTAGTcgatgcatttataactctgtatAAACTGCATTGTTGTAAATCTTCTCTAATCTATTATTCAGCGTAAAAGTAGTGACTTGGAttcatttagtatttttattaatttagtatttTAGAAACTCAATTTACATCCCCTCTCATTCATCTTTATTCCAGACAGACGAGGTCCTTTTCAGAACGTTCTTCATCTATTTCAATCCCATCCgttttataattgtattctgCACTTTTATGGCCAATAGGCACTACTGTCCTAAAATTAAATTGTCGAATTATAGAGACGGCCCAAATCCCTTTCAATTACAAGAGCTGCATTTCCAATCACTTCAACTatttaaccctcataaggacaagtcggaaaactgactttcctggcAAAATACAAGCACCAGGTGAAAAAAACGTtctattacaaacaaaaacacatggctgCTCATTGCTATGGAAGAGCTAAACAAACTGCCACAAAATGATAAGAAAAGGGCATTCTCTTAACTGCCAGATAGCTGGCACATAATCCAAAAATGGTATCGCGCTCTCCCCCAGtagaatcacttttttttttttcacggtgTATCATAGCATCATGCAAACTTTACTTAAAATTTCcttaaattcacaaaaaaaatccCCCTTAATAAAGCCACTAATTGCTGTTTGCTGAATTAGTTGCACATCTGCCACATGCCCGTAGCCAGCTTAAGGCATGTTCCAAGAAAGACAGGGCTCAGGGCTGCTCAACCTCTCAGTTTCAGCCTTTCAAGATTTCCCAGCAGGCAGCCTTCTGGGCTAACGATCAACAAATTTCAACCGGAGGATCTGGAATTATGCTGGACCACAATCGCAAACAGGTAATAAATGAAATGAGAAATTCATTGCTTTTTTCTCATTCATGGTTCCTTGCAGTCTTTGTTGCAgtctttgtttgtttcaaataacTAAGTaacgctccccccccccccccccccccccccccccccccccccccccaaaggaaTCATGTGTTGGCAGAAGGATTCTGTATTAAAAACCCAATATGCCATCTGTGCATACTTTCGTtccaatacatttcaatacaaaataaatgtcttgaACCGTTGTACCCAAGGATGCCACTGAAAGCCAGTAATGTAGTTTCATATATGGGAATTTAAACAGCGTAAGGTCAATGAAATCCCAACTGTTGAGATCAGATACCATTACCTTTTCTATGGCCATACAACTTAGTGTGTACAGAAAATGTAGCTCTCATGAGGTGCAGGCTGTTTGTTCGCCAGGTACTGTAAACCCATTTACATTTTGAATCTGTTGTATAGAGAATGTCATCCAATCATTGTGTTGGGGGACTGAATAACAATTTCTCAATGTGATATTGACTTTAAGGTCAGGATTAAATTAAAGGTTTAGGGTACAATTGGGTTTCAAGTTTTTGGAATCATAGATGTTCCTAGGGAATATGTTTGTTACACAAACTTCCATTCTATCAATGCATGTGCTGTCAGTTCAGTGGTATGAGTGGAACACGGAAGTTTGTTCAGTCTAAACTCAAAGAAAGGTAAAGCTATTGTAAAGAAAGCTTTAGAGTAAACATGATAAAAACTCAATAACTGAACCCAGAACGACAAAGAAAGACTGCAAACAACATAAAGTAGCAATGGGAATGATCACAAGCATTTCAAATGACATTTCTAATGATATCTTTAATATAATTGACAACTGCAAATGAATAAATCTTACTTGTTCTGTTAATCTATTACAACCCATCACAAAATAAAGATAAAGAGATTACGCTTAAAATAAACGAatataaaaaaggggaaaaaactgttttttttgtacgTGCCGATTGCTACATCATGCATTCCATTCTCTTCTCTTGCGAGGTCTGAACAGCCCCAATTCCCTTGCACCGTTTCAAAATGGCTTGTGGTTTCTTGTTCTGAAAACATCTTAATTTCCTTTAAAAAGTTAGACATGAGAGTCTAGGGACCAGAACAGCAATTCTTAAA from Polyodon spathula isolate WHYD16114869_AA chromosome 56, ASM1765450v1, whole genome shotgun sequence encodes:
- the LOC121307497 gene encoding potassium channel subfamily T member 1-like gives rise to the protein MGDLSIQQELATTGLTFCRSRSARRLVEGNKVHLVPSPGNRLRGGTKVYRRDSLSTVPGTEERVPLLIKMWIDIPSGLYKVILADRYSLSFVKDYMIPIARLLLGLDTTPGSGYLCAMKITEDDLWIRTYGRLFQKLCSSSAEIAIGMYRTESHMFATSESQDIGPQSQISINVEECEDTRDVKEPWNQRGSHRNSTSSDQSEHPLLRKKSMQWARRLSRKGNKQTSKTERISQQRLNLYRRSERQELSELVKNRMKHLGLPTTGYEDVANLTASDVMNRVNLGYLQGNSSLGEQRGIESTLNKDGMPAPNKQAESFVVSQAGLWADSVKNNSPHLPKCNSPTKPSILRYFSITVYF